From Epinephelus lanceolatus isolate andai-2023 chromosome 5, ASM4190304v1, whole genome shotgun sequence, the proteins below share one genomic window:
- the LOC117262881 gene encoding uncharacterized protein LOC117262881 isoform X2, which translates to MEQPGLKRTAVLNGPYKYQDLLSVCLSFQQSSQTLLCVTRQEQHGRDSSSSAPAPKAPARGAKKKAPRPKKTGSSVGELILKTVATSKERSGVSAAALKKALAAGGYDVDKNKSRVRTAIKALVAKGSLVQTKGTGASGSFKMSKKAAEPKKVKKPAKKAAPKAKKPTAPKNPKTAAAKKPTAAKKSPKKAKKPAAAKSPKKAAKSPKKATKSPKKKAAKPKVKKAAAKKK; encoded by the exons ATGGAGCAACCGGGACTCAAGAGGACGGCTGTCCTGAACGGTCCCTACAAGTACCAAGATCTTCTGTCTGTATGTCTCAGCTTTCAGCAGTCCAGTCAGACACTCTTGTGTGTTACTAGGcaagaacaacatggcagagacagctccagctcagctccagctccaaaGGCGCCGGCAAGAGGCGCCAAGAAGAAGGCGCCTAGACCGAAGAAGACCGGTTCCAGCGTCGGTGAGCTCATCCTGAAAACTGTGGCCACATCCAAGGAGCGGAGCGGCGTGTCTGCGGCCGCCCTCAAGAAGGCTCTGGCTGCCGGAGGCTACGATGTGGACAAGAACAAGTCCCGCGTCAGGACCGCCATCAAGGCCCTGGTGGCTAAGGGCTCTCTGGTCCAGACCAAAGGGACCGGGGCCTCCGGCTCCTTCAAGATGAGCAAGAAGGCTGCCGAACCTAAGAAGGTCAAGAAGCCGGCCAAGAAAGCCGCTCCTAAAGCCAAGAAGCCCACAGCACCCAAAAATCCCAAGACAGCGGCAGCTAAGAAACCAACAGCCGCTAAGAAGTCTCCCAAGAAGGCCAAGAAACCCGCAGCGGCCAAGAGCCCCAAGAAGGCTGCAAAGAGCCCGAAAAAGGCCACCAAGAGCCCCAAGAAG AAGGCAGCCAAGCCCAAAGTCAAGAAAGCAGCAGCCAAGAAGAAGTGA
- the LOC117262881 gene encoding uncharacterized protein LOC117262881 isoform X1, giving the protein MEQPGLKRTAVLNGPYKYQDLLSVCLSFQQSSQTLLCVTRQEQHGRDSSSSAPAPKAPARGAKKKAPRPKKTGSSVGELILKTVATSKERSGVSAAALKKALAAGGYDVDKNKSRVRTAIKALVAKGSLVQTKGTGASGSFKMSKKAAEPKKVKKPAKKAAPKAKKPTAPKNPKTAAAKKPTAAKKSPKKAKKPAAAKSPKKAAKSPKKATKSPKKVAKKAPAAKKAPTKKAAKPKVKKAAAKKK; this is encoded by the coding sequence ATGGAGCAACCGGGACTCAAGAGGACGGCTGTCCTGAACGGTCCCTACAAGTACCAAGATCTTCTGTCTGTATGTCTCAGCTTTCAGCAGTCCAGTCAGACACTCTTGTGTGTTACTAGGcaagaacaacatggcagagacagctccagctcagctccagctccaaaGGCGCCGGCAAGAGGCGCCAAGAAGAAGGCGCCTAGACCGAAGAAGACCGGTTCCAGCGTCGGTGAGCTCATCCTGAAAACTGTGGCCACATCCAAGGAGCGGAGCGGCGTGTCTGCGGCCGCCCTCAAGAAGGCTCTGGCTGCCGGAGGCTACGATGTGGACAAGAACAAGTCCCGCGTCAGGACCGCCATCAAGGCCCTGGTGGCTAAGGGCTCTCTGGTCCAGACCAAAGGGACCGGGGCCTCCGGCTCCTTCAAGATGAGCAAGAAGGCTGCCGAACCTAAGAAGGTCAAGAAGCCGGCCAAGAAAGCCGCTCCTAAAGCCAAGAAGCCCACAGCACCCAAAAATCCCAAGACAGCGGCAGCTAAGAAACCAACAGCCGCTAAGAAGTCTCCCAAGAAGGCCAAGAAACCCGCAGCGGCCAAGAGCCCCAAGAAGGCTGCAAAGAGCCCGAAAAAGGCCACCAAGAGCCCCAAGAAGGTGGCCAAAAAGGCCCCTGCAGCCAAGAAAGCCCCCACAAAGAAGGCAGCCAAGCCCAAAGTCAAGAAAGCAGCAGCCAAGAAGAAGTGA